A genome region from Methanobacterium aggregans includes the following:
- the cas5b gene encoding type I-B CRISPR-associated protein Cas5b, with protein sequence MKALRVLIKGWVTSFRYPAFISGFQPTLPVPPLSTIYGLISAAKGELVTPEDLSVGYIFKHNGKAVDLETIYELSGLKGKSNVIKREFLVDPEIYLYLDDLDYKKYFEHPYYPMLLGRSTDLVNITEIKEVELEEKSNVKIGKTILPFGLNGAYGTIQALPSHFTDTIPRKATGTKPFILMDQFFEYSDECPYDEEMDWGVWFHK encoded by the coding sequence ATGAAAGCATTAAGAGTTCTGATTAAAGGTTGGGTAACATCTTTCAGGTACCCGGCCTTTATCAGTGGTTTCCAACCAACTCTGCCAGTTCCACCATTGAGCACAATATATGGATTGATATCTGCTGCTAAAGGAGAACTTGTTACTCCAGAAGACCTTTCAGTTGGATACATCTTTAAACACAATGGAAAGGCAGTGGATCTTGAAACGATTTATGAATTATCTGGATTGAAAGGCAAATCAAACGTTATAAAAAGGGAGTTTTTAGTGGATCCTGAGATCTACCTTTATTTAGATGATCTAGATTACAAAAAATATTTTGAACACCCCTATTACCCAATGTTACTGGGGCGTTCAACAGATCTTGTGAATATCACTGAAATTAAAGAAGTAGAACTTGAAGAGAAAAGCAATGTAAAAATTGGAAAAACCATTTTACCATTTGGTTTAAATGGTGCTTATGGAACCATTCAGGCATTGCCAAGTCATTTTACAGATACAATACCAAGAAAAGCAACAGGTACAAAGCCTTTCATATTGATGGATCAATTTTTTGAATATTCAGATGAATGTCCCTATGATGAAGAAATGGATTGGGGAGTTTGGTTCCATAAATAG
- the cas6 gene encoding CRISPR-associated endoribonuclease Cas6 — protein MRLKISLAYGNSEYKIPYNYNYQLSSLIYRKIADLDLATELHVSSDFKFFTFSQFYIPRRRITQKGIISQDGKMYFYISSPNDYLIQSMVESYLEDLEVTFRGDRLKVQDVELLKKPEFSGSVEFRTMSPVMARIKRDDKVWDLNPGDLQFYTALQKNLLNKYRRFHGSYNGDEYLKIVPDMGSVKRKRITIKKDGLETYHRAYQMRFMAEGDPRLLDFMYDCGLGEKNSMGFGMVNLSRSLPRDG, from the coding sequence ATGCGTTTAAAAATAAGTTTGGCATATGGAAACAGTGAATACAAAATTCCTTACAATTACAATTATCAACTTTCTTCACTAATTTACAGGAAGATAGCAGATCTTGATCTTGCCACAGAACTTCATGTTTCTTCTGATTTCAAGTTTTTCACGTTTTCTCAATTTTACATTCCTAGAAGACGAATAACTCAAAAGGGTATCATTTCTCAAGATGGAAAAATGTACTTTTATATTTCTTCCCCAAACGACTATCTTATCCAAAGTATGGTAGAATCATATTTGGAAGATCTTGAGGTGACATTCCGGGGTGACAGACTGAAAGTTCAAGATGTTGAACTTCTGAAGAAACCTGAGTTTAGTGGGAGTGTTGAGTTTAGGACTATGTCCCCTGTTATGGCGAGGATAAAACGAGATGATAAAGTATGGGATCTTAACCCTGGAGACCTTCAATTCTACACAGCCCTCCAAAAGAATCTTCTGAACAAGTACAGAAGATTTCACGGCAGTTATAATGGTGATGAGTACTTGAAAATTGTTCCAGACATGGGATCCGTGAAACGCAAACGAATAACAATCAAAAAAGATGGTCTGGAAACCTATCACCGGGCTTATCAGATGCGTTTCATGGCTGAAGGAGATCCAAGACTTTTGGATTTCATGTATGATTGTGGACTTGGGGAAAAAAACAGTATGGGATTTGGAATGGTAAATTTAAGTAGAAGTTTACCGAGAGATGGTTAA
- the cas7i gene encoding type I-B CRISPR-associated protein Cas7/Cst2/DevR: protein MSKTVVGFMLVDAPHSALNNAGSDAGDRTDNIVRVKSIRRGRKVYPYVSGQALRYWWRDTLAQKCGWKLSPIEREKKIAFTSANPIEYDDDDVFGYMRALKAKEGGTVTRISPLKNSPLISVIGQIPTQDFGVMARHEGNPVPYEHEFYSTVLKGIFSIDLDSLGVFYATEKTGYKNMHPKLEEIAEEQGLSHEEETKKWVMPVDVRTKRAQDVIKVLPNLQGGAKLTSHLTDVSPKFIVVAAIDGGNHIFMNIAKEEDGEAVIDIEALKEVVTEYKDSILTDVYIGRRKGFMDELEEPLEKLAGENGKIHVGTIKEAVDQFSNKIPELMKE from the coding sequence ATGTCAAAAACAGTAGTTGGATTCATGTTGGTAGACGCACCACATTCAGCGTTAAATAATGCTGGTTCAGATGCAGGAGATAGAACAGATAACATTGTAAGGGTTAAATCGATCCGAAGGGGAAGGAAGGTTTATCCGTATGTTTCAGGACAAGCTTTGAGGTACTGGTGGAGGGACACTTTGGCTCAAAAATGTGGATGGAAATTATCTCCAATAGAACGTGAGAAAAAAATTGCTTTCACAAGTGCAAATCCCATTGAATATGACGATGATGATGTTTTTGGATACATGAGGGCTTTGAAAGCTAAAGAAGGAGGAACAGTAACAAGAATATCTCCTTTGAAAAACTCACCATTAATCTCAGTTATAGGACAAATCCCAACTCAAGATTTTGGTGTTATGGCTCGTCATGAAGGTAATCCTGTACCTTATGAGCATGAATTTTATTCAACAGTTCTTAAAGGAATATTCTCTATTGATCTTGATAGTTTAGGTGTATTTTATGCAACTGAGAAAACGGGTTACAAGAACATGCATCCAAAACTTGAGGAGATAGCTGAAGAACAGGGTTTATCCCATGAAGAAGAAACTAAAAAATGGGTAATGCCTGTGGATGTAAGAACAAAAAGAGCTCAAGATGTAATTAAAGTTCTTCCGAATTTACAGGGTGGAGCCAAATTAACTTCTCATCTAACGGATGTATCTCCAAAATTCATAGTCGTAGCTGCAATTGATGGCGGCAACCACATATTCATGAACATAGCAAAAGAAGAAGATGGAGAAGCCGTGATTGACATTGAAGCACTTAAAGAAGTTGTAACTGAATACAAGGATTCTATACTTACAGATGTTTACATAGGTCGTAGAAAAGGATTCATGGATGAGTTAGAAGAACCTCTTGAAAAATTAGCCGGAGAAAACGGTAAAATACACGTAGGAACAATCAAAGAAGCTGTTGATCAGTTTTCAAATAAAATTCCCGAGCTGATGAAAGAATGA
- a CDS encoding GIN domain-containing protein, which yields MKKSYYVILGVLICLVVAASGCVNQGNQSGNQSTGSANQTNVQGVTSVVMNGPGTLIIQQGDTDSFTIEADSSMMSKINTQVSGNALVINNLNSASNGAVKFKLTLKSLDSVALHGNCEGNVTGLSTSKITSTVDAGTLYLAGTSTDHTATVNGAGSINAHDLKTQTATVTINGGGSAIVNVASTLNAIVNGGGSIKYLGNPTLKKQINGMGTVTKTS from the coding sequence TTGAAGAAAAGTTATTATGTTATTTTGGGAGTGCTGATCTGTCTTGTTGTGGCAGCGTCAGGATGCGTGAATCAAGGCAATCAGTCCGGAAATCAGAGCACAGGCTCTGCAAACCAGACAAATGTTCAGGGGGTTACATCGGTTGTCATGAACGGTCCTGGAACCCTGATCATCCAGCAGGGTGATACAGATTCATTCACGATTGAGGCTGACAGCAGCATGATGTCCAAGATCAACACTCAGGTTTCTGGAAATGCACTGGTCATAAACAACCTGAACTCTGCCAGCAACGGGGCTGTGAAGTTCAAATTAACGCTCAAAAGTCTGGACAGTGTTGCGCTCCATGGAAATTGTGAAGGTAACGTAACTGGCCTCAGCACCAGCAAAATCACAAGCACTGTGGATGCAGGTACCTTGTACCTTGCAGGTACATCAACGGACCACACTGCAACCGTGAATGGAGCAGGTTCCATCAACGCACATGATCTGAAGACACAAACCGCAACCGTTACAATCAACGGTGGAGGTTCAGCCATCGTGAACGTTGCAAGCACACTCAATGCCATTGTTAATGGAGGAGGTTCAATAAAGTATTTGGGCAATCCAACCTTGAAAAAACAGATTAATGGTATGGGCACTGTGACCAAGACGAGCTGA
- a CDS encoding tetratricopeptide repeat protein gives MDEINRQVAIKIRNNYNKEELNILDFYPELDLKPPYTGTGTNLINPIKPYQLFPFFKTVLVDVPPIPDEDLFKMQYGLSVEELIDLEREGKVAIRLSYPYINYHNLENDYLDPIISRRPPSARARDLNYSYLINDKFLETLEKEDFFKGKLFGFGSDLSLEMGMIDPIAIASYDIMNDSGSNFFNFDEEIFVNKVKSNCQKLSLLGYGDVNKFLRKMLEVGSGRLDWAYVYSSCYTSFLTDPTFNSLDGTHLVNNNVREVLNDLFVRNNSGTAFKGIVDENDPFPYYDVGKMLTEEMITATPISLEQSKDIDYSNTIKALEHLENAVNKKDIEEITDRTHELKAEINVANQIVMDMNYAANKVPKGISRIGFSIGMLGSLAQDPHTQSLSWAISGIIGGLGECDVLKPAIETLLKFKRDNHVLYLYNNYEKYEINEYNLDGRILNHDYPLNNPLIDKYKYYDSIYKKIPILRVMIDIDTRLVIGDGPHLKIKGLPNDKLEEKIRAQFEKDFPKEFWKITHKHLRLYGIAYILRSKETYHIINPKFIKPIYENNELLSYECIAKNGKKQEIEKERVICINPSNEYSIVEAYIILFDQTYPDLTQKGIRPKLLYDTYFENMQTASKSKITDFENTKKLLLKSLEIPEHFKNVYDSVRALNELGDLHRMYNRHSEALVFYERAQDCLNGNAHSNILKKFELELCNKILETNNHLLRLNGV, from the coding sequence TTGGATGAAATTAATAGACAGGTTGCTATAAAGATTAGGAATAATTATAATAAAGAAGAATTGAATATACTCGATTTTTATCCAGAGCTGGATTTAAAGCCACCATATACTGGAACTGGTACTAACCTTATAAATCCCATCAAACCTTATCAACTTTTTCCTTTTTTTAAAACAGTTTTAGTAGATGTACCTCCCATACCTGATGAAGATTTATTTAAAATGCAATATGGATTATCAGTTGAAGAATTAATAGACCTAGAAAGGGAAGGTAAAGTGGCTATAAGATTATCTTATCCATATATTAACTATCATAACCTTGAGAATGATTATCTTGATCCTATAATTTCTAGAAGACCTCCATCCGCTCGTGCAAGAGATTTGAACTATAGCTATCTAATCAATGACAAATTTTTAGAAACATTAGAAAAAGAAGATTTTTTTAAAGGGAAACTATTTGGTTTTGGGAGTGATTTATCATTGGAAATGGGAATGATAGATCCAATAGCAATTGCATCATATGATATAATGAATGATAGTGGTTCTAATTTTTTTAACTTCGATGAAGAAATATTTGTAAATAAAGTTAAAAGTAACTGTCAAAAATTAAGCCTTTTAGGATATGGTGATGTAAATAAATTCCTAAGAAAGATGTTAGAGGTAGGTAGTGGTAGACTTGATTGGGCTTATGTTTATTCCTCATGTTATACCTCTTTTTTAACAGATCCTACTTTTAATTCTCTAGATGGCACGCATCTTGTTAATAATAATGTCAGAGAAGTTCTTAATGATTTATTTGTTAGAAACAATAGTGGAACCGCATTTAAAGGTATTGTCGATGAAAATGACCCATTTCCATATTATGATGTTGGTAAAATGCTAACAGAAGAAATGATTACAGCAACTCCTATTAGTCTGGAGCAATCTAAAGATATTGATTATTCAAACACTATTAAAGCATTGGAACATTTGGAAAATGCAGTAAATAAAAAAGATATTGAAGAAATAACTGATCGTACTCATGAATTGAAAGCAGAAATTAATGTAGCTAATCAAATAGTCATGGATATGAATTATGCAGCAAACAAAGTACCTAAGGGCATATCACGTATAGGATTTAGTATTGGTATGTTAGGATCATTAGCACAAGATCCACATACTCAAAGTTTATCATGGGCGATTAGTGGTATTATTGGCGGTTTAGGGGAATGTGATGTATTAAAGCCTGCTATTGAGACTTTATTGAAATTTAAAAGAGATAATCATGTCTTATATTTGTATAATAACTATGAAAAATATGAAATTAATGAGTATAATTTAGATGGAAGAATTTTAAACCATGATTATCCCTTAAATAATCCTTTAATAGATAAATACAAATATTATGACTCCATTTATAAGAAAATACCAATTCTCAGAGTTATGATCGATATAGATACTCGTTTAGTAATAGGAGATGGGCCACATTTAAAAATAAAAGGTCTTCCCAATGATAAATTAGAAGAGAAAATCCGAGCACAATTTGAAAAAGATTTTCCTAAAGAATTTTGGAAAATAACACATAAGCATTTACGGCTTTATGGAATCGCTTACATATTAAGATCTAAGGAAACCTACCATATAATAAATCCTAAATTCATTAAGCCTATTTATGAAAATAATGAATTATTAAGCTATGAATGCATAGCTAAGAATGGTAAAAAGCAAGAAATTGAGAAAGAACGTGTTATTTGTATTAATCCATCTAATGAGTATTCAATTGTAGAAGCTTATATTATTTTATTTGATCAAACATACCCTGATTTAACTCAAAAAGGAATAAGACCTAAATTACTTTATGATACATATTTTGAAAATATGCAAACGGCAAGTAAATCAAAGATAACCGACTTTGAAAATACCAAAAAATTATTATTGAAAAGTTTGGAAATACCTGAACATTTTAAAAATGTATACGATAGTGTGCGTGCATTAAATGAACTTGGGGATCTTCATCGAATGTATAATCGTCATTCTGAAGCTTTAGTATTTTATGAAAGAGCTCAGGATTGTCTTAATGGTAATGCACATAGTAATATTTTAAAAAAATTTGAATTAGAATTATGCAATAAGATTTTAGAGACTAATAATCATTTATTACGGTTAAATGGAGTATAA
- the cas3 gene encoding CRISPR-associated helicase Cas3': MSLLAKPDETLLEHTENTLKVFKSIKESYSNVHELCGVDDFWEHLFYSLFLHDFGKGATGFQEMLQSGSQSAPWKYRHEILSAGFISTLNYDKIYKDAIGLAVITHHKDINKLRERYNTFSSPPGKDLYQKKLSELESNFDEVSSYFDNVPNWSTQYLGYELKNFLKPSSIDDLWDVYKESVHPYFFNWEDEEYTILHGQYGIFLKGFVNACDHLASGSKYEILKGIKDMRSVYNFPELRKMQEESSNVKGSAFLTSPTGSGKTEASLLWTDNNQNLTKSKRVFYLLPYTASINAMYQRLQNDFGNKDLVGLLHGKSSYFLYKELSGDVTAYDSIKSNIRDIKGLNKKIYRPYKVLTPFQILKAFFGAKGFEMQLSEMTNGLFILDEIHAYDAHTTSLILEILKILKNNYNADLFVMSATLPSFIKNLFKEHLDISTDIKMEKEELHKFTRHEVDVIDGNIMDNIDLILEDLENGKKVLIVCNTVLRAQEVFEELENETGNSALLHSRFMLRDREKIEKSLDNLDLLVGTQAIEVSLDIDYDALYSEPAPIDALIQRFGRVNRKRRKNIAPVNVFSEGSESDKYIYNPEIVEKTVQSLRNVGILDEDLIQSLVDDIYGDGYVGKDKEEFEMVQRNFESFNKGIVPFINDREKEMNFYSLFQSYEVVPIKYKLNYLQELKEKRYFEAMSYILSISVGQFKKLENESNVEFDKETYFVNMVYDEKLGLRLDREESSFL, translated from the coding sequence ATGAGTTTATTGGCGAAACCAGATGAAACTTTACTTGAACATACAGAAAACACTTTAAAAGTTTTTAAAAGTATTAAAGAATCTTACAGTAATGTTCATGAGTTGTGTGGTGTTGATGATTTTTGGGAACACCTTTTTTATTCTTTGTTTCTGCATGATTTTGGAAAGGGTGCTACTGGATTTCAGGAAATGCTCCAAAGTGGAAGTCAAAGTGCTCCTTGGAAGTACAGGCATGAAATTCTTTCTGCAGGATTTATATCCACACTAAATTATGATAAAATTTACAAAGATGCCATTGGCCTTGCAGTAATAACCCATCACAAAGATATAAACAAACTCCGTGAACGTTACAATACATTTTCAAGTCCCCCAGGAAAAGATTTATATCAAAAAAAGTTATCAGAGTTAGAATCTAATTTTGATGAGGTTTCCTCTTATTTTGATAATGTACCTAATTGGAGCACCCAATATCTTGGATATGAATTGAAAAATTTTCTTAAACCATCTTCTATTGATGATCTGTGGGATGTTTACAAAGAATCTGTTCATCCTTACTTTTTTAATTGGGAAGATGAAGAGTACACTATCCTTCATGGACAATATGGAATCTTTTTAAAGGGTTTTGTGAATGCATGTGATCATTTGGCCTCTGGTTCAAAGTATGAAATTTTAAAGGGTATCAAAGACATGAGAAGTGTATATAATTTTCCCGAGCTTCGAAAGATGCAGGAAGAATCTTCAAATGTTAAAGGAAGTGCATTTTTAACTTCTCCAACTGGAAGTGGTAAAACAGAAGCATCTCTTTTATGGACAGATAACAACCAGAATTTAACAAAATCTAAACGAGTCTTTTATTTGCTCCCATACACAGCCAGTATAAATGCAATGTATCAGAGACTTCAAAATGACTTCGGAAATAAAGATTTGGTTGGTTTATTACATGGTAAATCATCTTATTTTCTTTATAAAGAGTTATCTGGTGATGTTACTGCTTATGATTCAATAAAAAGTAATATTAGGGATATTAAAGGATTGAATAAAAAAATTTACAGGCCCTATAAAGTTTTAACTCCCTTCCAGATATTGAAGGCATTTTTTGGTGCTAAAGGATTTGAAATGCAGCTTTCAGAGATGACGAACGGCCTTTTTATCCTTGATGAGATTCATGCCTATGATGCACACACGACATCATTGATACTGGAGATCCTGAAAATTCTGAAGAATAATTACAACGCAGATCTCTTTGTAATGTCAGCTACACTTCCTTCATTCATTAAAAACCTTTTTAAGGAACATTTAGACATTTCAACAGATATAAAAATGGAAAAAGAGGAACTTCATAAGTTTACAAGACATGAAGTTGATGTGATAGACGGAAACATAATGGACAACATTGATCTGATCTTGGAAGATTTAGAAAATGGTAAAAAGGTTTTAATTGTTTGTAACACTGTTTTAAGGGCACAAGAAGTTTTTGAAGAATTAGAAAATGAAACAGGAAATAGTGCTTTGCTTCACAGCAGATTCATGCTACGAGATCGAGAAAAAATTGAAAAATCTTTAGATAATTTGGATTTACTTGTGGGTACGCAGGCCATTGAAGTATCTCTAGATATAGATTATGATGCTTTATATTCAGAACCAGCACCTATTGATGCGTTGATTCAAAGGTTTGGAAGGGTGAACAGGAAAAGACGAAAAAACATAGCTCCAGTAAATGTATTTTCTGAGGGTTCAGAAAGTGATAAATACATATATAATCCAGAAATCGTTGAAAAAACAGTACAAAGCCTGCGAAACGTTGGAATTTTAGATGAAGATCTTATCCAGAGTTTAGTTGATGATATTTACGGTGATGGATATGTTGGAAAGGATAAAGAAGAATTTGAAATGGTTCAAAGGAATTTTGAATCATTCAATAAAGGCATAGTTCCCTTCATAAATGATAGAGAAAAGGAAATGAATTTTTATTCATTATTCCAATCTTATGAAGTTGTTCCCATCAAATACAAACTGAACTATCTCCAAGAATTAAAAGAAAAAAGATACTTTGAAGCAATGAGTTATATCCTTTCAATCAGTGTTGGTCAGTTTAAAAAGCTTGAAAACGAATCTAACGTGGAATTTGATAAAGAAACATATTTTGTAAATATGGTCTATGATGAGAAGCTTGGATTAAGATTAGATCGAGAAGAAAGTTCATTTTTGTAA
- the cas8a1 gene encoding type I-B CRISPR-associated protein Cas8b1/Cst1 encodes MIVDWGKEQYGIGIIEINGNGDKMVEGVIYEFTGNPFVDAGIWALSRWVDKKPEELNEDDLKGIIDDIIYVYLNKAWSKNLFSVFPNNPLTNPAVKDKKERYSKFLMELIEKIEVSEASGDCISCGRRNRVERWGKDKIPLTGSKKFVNYFSYATDGADYCPACTFAVQFVPIVMYACGNMLLLHSNSEKVMKYWSKRTVENVKKQIVAREFTGCFNEGYKNPINALFHVIQDVILHYNERWYLEKPSIDFYHFTNYNQGPDLNIYHVPTSVFTFLAYIPQHEKYFDWLKVVRRGYRYVNWEKIKEEGDYKNNPNLVYNNLLNGKSIIGFFIDRKNKEAIGGWDLIKNYLLEVRNMDEKRINTIKKIGDELADYIETAEDIKTLKKLETASNYKNYRNILRIVIKKRIENGIEDPLFTFDDYVNYLFPEGSLTWRETQDLILFRIYEKLQFWIIQQGKQDEIVTSLELEESQEEE; translated from the coding sequence ATGATTGTGGATTGGGGAAAAGAACAGTATGGGATTGGGATAATCGAAATTAATGGAAATGGTGATAAAATGGTTGAGGGAGTAATATATGAATTTACGGGAAATCCTTTTGTGGATGCGGGAATTTGGGCTTTAAGTAGATGGGTTGATAAAAAACCCGAAGAACTAAATGAAGATGACTTAAAAGGTATTATTGATGACATAATTTATGTTTATTTAAATAAAGCATGGTCTAAAAACTTATTTTCAGTTTTTCCGAACAACCCTCTTACTAATCCTGCCGTAAAAGATAAAAAAGAACGTTATTCAAAATTTTTAATGGAATTAATAGAAAAAATAGAGGTTTCAGAAGCATCCGGTGATTGTATATCTTGTGGTCGAAGAAATAGGGTTGAAAGATGGGGTAAAGATAAGATACCATTGACGGGTTCAAAGAAATTTGTAAATTATTTTTCTTATGCCACAGATGGTGCTGATTATTGTCCAGCATGTACATTTGCAGTCCAATTTGTTCCTATTGTGATGTATGCATGCGGAAACATGCTACTCCTTCATTCAAATTCTGAAAAAGTAATGAAATACTGGTCTAAAAGAACTGTTGAAAACGTGAAAAAACAGATTGTAGCAAGAGAATTTACAGGATGCTTCAACGAAGGGTATAAAAACCCTATCAATGCTCTTTTTCATGTAATTCAAGATGTAATTTTGCATTATAATGAAAGGTGGTATCTTGAAAAGCCTTCAATAGATTTTTATCATTTTACTAATTACAATCAGGGTCCTGATTTGAATATATATCATGTTCCAACTTCAGTTTTCACATTCTTGGCTTATATTCCTCAGCATGAAAAATATTTTGACTGGTTAAAGGTAGTGAGAAGAGGATACAGGTATGTAAATTGGGAAAAGATAAAAGAAGAAGGAGACTACAAAAACAACCCAAATCTTGTTTATAACAATCTTTTAAATGGAAAATCAATCATTGGATTTTTTATAGATAGAAAAAACAAGGAAGCGATAGGAGGATGGGATTTAATTAAAAATTATCTTTTAGAGGTGCGAAATATGGATGAAAAAAGGATAAACACAATAAAAAAAATTGGAGACGAACTTGCAGATTATATAGAAACCGCTGAGGATATTAAAACTCTGAAAAAGCTTGAAACAGCCAGTAATTACAAAAATTATCGTAACATACTAAGAATTGTTATTAAAAAGAGAATAGAAAACGGTATTGAAGATCCATTGTTCACATTTGATGATTACGTGAACTACCTTTTCCCTGAGGGTAGTTTAACATGGAGAGAAACTCAAGACTTGATTTTATTTAGAATATACGAAAAATTACAGTTTTGGATAATTCAACAGGGAAAACAAGATGAAATAGTAACATCATTGGAATTAGAAGAATCTCAAGAGGAGGAATAA
- a CDS encoding AbrB/MazE/SpoVT family DNA-binding domain-containing protein, translating into MIYKTELSNDFQTIIPPEIRNKFKISPGDQIEWIISNNGVKLKFRKKVSIDEVFGIIDSESDAVELKRKVQRGDKF; encoded by the coding sequence ATGATATACAAAACTGAACTCTCAAACGATTTCCAGACAATTATCCCTCCAGAAATCAGAAATAAGTTCAAAATAAGTCCTGGAGACCAGATAGAATGGATAATCTCAAACAATGGAGTGAAGCTGAAATTTAGAAAAAAGGTTTCAATTGATGAAGTATTTGGAATCATTGACTCTGAAAGTGATGCAGTTGAACTTAAAAGGAAGGTTCAGAGGGGAGATAAATTTTGA
- a CDS encoding MFS transporter yields MSINLSMNNKDRNRILALLFAGVFMGSLDIGIIGPALPAIQNYFLVDARAVSWIFAIYLLFFMIGTPVMAKMSDNYGRRKVYVLDVLLFAVGSVITVSSGSFSMVIIGRAVQGFGAGGIFPVASAFIGDTFPPEKRGSALGIIGSVWGISGVLGPILGAVLLKYGWQWLFIINIPIAAAIILASFIVLPETHKENVPKFDLYGAAVLTVLVASLAYGMNQINTSHFTSSLMSMNVLPFLILAVILLPVLLKIENKAFDPVIQVDLLSKMEVKLATGIAVGTGFCQSAIVFLPAFAVIALSFSTSQASLMVLPLIIALGVAAPIVGRLLDSYGYKAVMVVGSILIVVGLLMFALFAGNFYLFIVSGIITGVGLSTVLGSPLRYIMLAESPASQRAAGQAIINLNASAGQLVGGAFVGGVIASQAGTFAGYSSAYILIAVVAIGMFFIALGLKNRAAQIATLKKAETG; encoded by the coding sequence TTGTCAATTAATTTATCCATGAACAACAAAGACAGGAACCGAATTCTGGCACTCTTATTTGCAGGTGTGTTCATGGGTTCCCTGGACATTGGGATCATAGGTCCAGCACTGCCTGCAATCCAGAACTACTTCCTAGTGGATGCAAGGGCAGTATCCTGGATATTCGCAATTTACCTCCTGTTTTTCATGATCGGAACCCCAGTCATGGCCAAGATGTCCGATAACTATGGTAGAAGAAAGGTTTACGTCCTTGACGTTCTCCTCTTTGCAGTTGGCTCTGTGATAACTGTTTCTTCAGGTTCCTTCAGCATGGTGATAATAGGGCGTGCAGTTCAGGGCTTCGGTGCAGGTGGAATATTCCCTGTTGCAAGTGCATTTATAGGTGACACCTTCCCGCCAGAGAAACGTGGAAGTGCCCTGGGAATAATCGGTTCTGTCTGGGGAATTTCAGGAGTTCTGGGACCAATTCTTGGAGCTGTACTCCTTAAATACGGATGGCAGTGGCTTTTCATCATCAACATCCCAATAGCTGCAGCCATAATACTTGCAAGCTTCATTGTACTGCCTGAAACACACAAGGAAAACGTTCCAAAATTCGATCTCTACGGTGCTGCAGTTCTTACCGTTCTCGTTGCAAGCCTTGCCTACGGAATGAACCAGATCAACACCAGCCACTTCACATCAAGTTTAATGTCCATGAATGTACTTCCTTTCCTTATCCTGGCAGTGATCCTCTTACCTGTACTCTTGAAGATAGAGAATAAAGCCTTTGACCCTGTGATCCAAGTGGATCTTCTCTCAAAAATGGAGGTTAAACTTGCAACAGGTATAGCAGTTGGAACCGGATTTTGCCAGTCCGCAATTGTATTTTTACCAGCCTTCGCTGTGATTGCACTGTCATTTTCAACATCCCAGGCCAGCCTTATGGTTCTGCCCCTCATCATTGCCCTTGGAGTAGCTGCACCAATTGTGGGGCGTCTTCTTGACAGCTACGGTTACAAGGCAGTTATGGTGGTTGGTTCCATTTTAATAGTGGTCGGACTCCTCATGTTCGCCTTGTTTGCAGGTAATTTCTACCTTTTCATAGTGTCTGGAATTATCACCGGGGTTGGTTTGAGCACGGTTCTTGGATCTCCCCTGCGTTACATAATGCTTGCTGAAAGTCCTGCAAGCCAGCGTGCTGCAGGTCAGGCCATAATAAACCTGAATGCCAGTGCAGGGCAGCTTGTTGGAGGGGCATTTGTAGGTGGTGTTATAGCATCACAGGCCGGCACATTTGCAGGTTACTCATCTGCATACATACTCATAGCAGTTGTGGCCATCGGAATGTTCTTCATAGCACTGGGACTTAAAAACAGGGCTGCACAAATTGCAACCTTGAAAAAAGCAGAAACTGGATAA